One part of the Paroedura picta isolate Pp20150507F chromosome 5, Ppicta_v3.0, whole genome shotgun sequence genome encodes these proteins:
- the RSPO1 gene encoding R-spondin-1 isoform X2 has protein sequence MSQGCAKGCELCSEFNGCLKCSPKLFILLERNDIRQIGICLPSCPLGYFDVRNPDMNKCIKCKIENCEDCFSRNFCTKCKEGLFLHKGRCYTACPEGSFAVNGTIECSGPAQCEMSEWGPWGPCSKKRKLCGFKRGNEGRSRRILQAPTGDTSLCPATTELRRCTVQRTQCPEGPKKKKDQGRRDNTNEDRNRKDAKDSRPGGKRRKGQPRGTVAPVTSAQ, from the exons ATGAGCCAGGGGTGTGCCAAAGGATGCGAGCTGTGCTCTGAATTCAACGGGTGCCTCAAGTGCTCTCCAAAACTCTTCATCCTTCTGGAGAGGAACGACATCCGGCAGATCGGGATTTGCCTGCCCTCTTGTCCCCTGGGCTACTTCGATGTGCGCAACCCAGACATGAACAAATGCATCA AATGCAAAATCGAGAACTGTGAGGACTGTTTCAGCAGAAACTTTTGCACAAAGTGTAAGGAAGGCTTGTTCTTGCACAAAGGGAGGTGTTACACAGCTTGCCCCGAAGGCTCCTTTGCTGTCAATGGCACTATAGAATGCAGTGGTCCTG CACAATGTGAAATGAGCGAGTGGGGTCCATGGGGTCCttgctccaagaaaagaaaactgtGTGGCTTCAAGAGGGGCAACGAAGGGCGTTCCCGCAGGATCCTCCAGGCCCCCACTGGGGATACGTCCTTGTGTCCGGCCACCACGGAGCTCCGGAGATGCACGGTGCAGAGGACTCAGTGCCCAGAAG GGccgaaaaagaaaaaagaccaaGGCAGGCGAGACAACACAAACGAGGACAGAAACCGAAAAGATGCCAAAGACAGCAGGCCTGGGGGCAAGAGGAGGAAAGGCCAGCCAAGGGGAACAGTTGCGCCAGTGACCTCTGCCCAGTAG
- the GNL2 gene encoding nucleolar GTP-binding protein 2 has product MVKPRFKGRASLNPSRASTNPDRPAEASGGNMRDRATIRRLNMYRQKERRNNRGKLIRPLQFQSTVAPGTVARVEPNIKWFGNTRVIKQSSLQKFQEEMENVMKDPYRVVMKQTKLPMSLLHDRIKPHNSKVHILDTETFEMTFGPKSLRKRPNLSVGDVQSLLESAAAGASSYDKDKDRDLVVEDLGVREEAQEEIYKKGQSKRIWGELYKVIDSSDVVVQVLDARDPMGTRSPHVESYLKKEKSWKHLIFVLNKCDLVPTWATRRWVAILSQEYPTLAFHASLTNPFGKGAFIQLLRQFGKLHVDKKQISVGFIGYPNVGKSSVINTLRSKKVCNVAPIAGETKVWQYITLMRRIFLIDCPGVVYPSGDTETDIVLKGVVQVEKIKCPEDHIATVLERAKPEYISKTYKVDSWENAEDFLEKLANKTGKLLKGGEPDVRTVSKMVLNDWQRGRIPFFVKPPNMEQGPQPTAAASESVTTSQCEESGEAMGSTETPKEQAVGDDRPSTPTTTWPLSHVRQNFGEIRVAPHFLQADLVPVDVSDGNETESDPEEDGPLQEVDNEPSREADSRQDSKAVLKALEEKIAKCKRFLEKAKAKRFSAVRIPKGLSEKVFAKAQSNAATAENSKATGIRRKAEKRRLQEEEAADARQVKKPCKKQSSKERRAEQRQQRSKKTGVRYYDTHNVKNKNRQKKKCNVEGRRPKANRNKCKQ; this is encoded by the exons ATGGTGAAGCCGCGCTTCAAGGGCCGGGCCAGCCTCAACCCCTCGCGGGCCAGCACCAACCCCG ATCGGCCGGCGGAGGCGAGCGGCGGCAACATGCGGGACCGGGCCACCATCCGGCGGCTCAACATGTACCGGCAGAAGGAGCGCAG GAACAACCGGGGGAAGTTGATCCGACCGCTCCAGTTCCAGTCCACAGTGGCACCAGGCACAGTGGCAAGAGTGGAACCCAACATCAAGTGGTTTG GAAACACTCGTGTGATCAAGCAGTCATCCCTCCAGAAATTTCAAGAGGAGATGGAGAATGTGATGAAGGACCCCTACAGAGTGGTCATGAAGCAGACTAAGCTGCCCATGTCCCTCCTCCATGACCGAATTAAGCCTCAC aattccaaagttcaCATTCTCGACACGGAGACCTTTGAAATGACGTTTGGCCCCAAATCGCTCAGGAAGCGGCCAAATCTCTCAGTGGGTGATGTGCAGTCACTGCTGGAAAGTGCGGCAGCTGGAGCCAGCAGCTATGACAAGGACAAGGACCGAGATTTAGTGGTGGAGGATTTAGGCGTGAG GGAAGAGGCACAAGAGGAAATATACAAGAAGGGGCAGTCCAAGCGGATCTGGGGAGAGCTTTACAAG GTGATTGATTCGTCAGACGTGGTGGTGCAGGTGCTGGATGCAAGGGACCCAATGGGAACCCGCTCTCCCCACGTGGAAAGCTACCTGAAGAAGGAGAAATCCTGGAAACATCTCATTTTTGTCTTGAACAAATGTGACCTCGTGCCAACGTGGGCTACG AGACGCTGGGTGGCCATCCTTTCCCAGGAGTATCCCACCTTGGCTTTCCATGCAAGCCTCACAAACCCTTTTGGAAAAGGAGCCTTCATCCAGCTTCTGAGACAGTTTGGCAAG CTGCACGTGGATAAGAAGCAGATCAGCGTGGGCTTCATTGGCTATCCCAACGTGGGAAAGAGCTCGGTCATCAACACGCTGCGCTCCAAGAAGGTCTGCAATGTAGCGCCCATTGCTGGTGAAACCAAG GTGTGGCAGTACATCACCTTGATGCGCCGCATATTCCTTATTGATTGCCCAGGTGTGGTGTATCCATCAGGAGACACGGAAACCGACATTGTGCTGAAAGGAGTG GTGCAAGTGGAGAAAATCAAGTGCCCAGAAGATCATATTGCCACAGTGCTGGAGAGAGCCAAGCCTGAGTACATCAGCAAAACATACAAAGTAGACTCCTGGGAAAATGCAGAGGATTTCCTTGAGAAGCTGGCCAACAAGACTGGGAAACTGCTCAAG GGGGGAGAGCCCGATGTGCGCACTGTGAGCAAGATGGTGCTAAACGATTGGCAAAGGGGCCGAATTCCTTTCTTCGTGAAGCCCCCAAATATGGAGCAGGGCCCTCAG CCCACAGCAGCTGCCTCTGAATCAGTCACCACAAGCCAGTGTGAGGAGTCTGGGGAAGCCATGGGATCAACAGAGACGCCCAAAGAGCAGGCTGTGGGGGATGACCGTCCCAGTACACCAACAACGACATGGCCTTTGTCCCACGTGCGCCAGAACTTTGGGGAGATCCGTGTGGCTCCTCATTTCTTGCAAGCGGACTTGGTCCCTGTGGACGTGTCAGATGGAAATGAAACAGAGAGCGACCCAGAGGAAGATGGCCCACTTCAGGAGGTGGACAATGAGCCTTCCCGAGAGGCAGACAGCAGGCAGGATTCCAAGGCAGTGCTGAAGGCTCTGGAAGAGAAGATTGCCAAGTGCAAGAGATTCTTGGAAAAGGCCAAGGCCAAGAGGTTCTCTGCAGTAAG AATCCCGAAAGGGCTCAGCGAAAAAGTCTTTGCGAAGGCTCAGTCGAACGCAGCGACTGCTGAAAACAGCAAAGCCACAG GGATTCGGAGGAAAGCTGAGAAAAGGAGGCTACAAGAAGAGGAGGCGGCCGATGCTCGTCAGGTTAAGAAGCCCTGCAAGAAACAAAGTTCCAAGGAG CGGAGAGCAGAGCAGAGGCAGCAGCGTTCCAAGAAAACGGGTGTCCGTTACTATGACACCCACAACGTCAAAAATAAAAACCGGCAGAAGAAGAAATGCAATGTAGAAGGTCGGAGACCGAAAGCAAACAGAAATAAATGCAAGCAGTAG